The Tripterygium wilfordii isolate XIE 37 chromosome 5, ASM1340144v1, whole genome shotgun sequence genome window below encodes:
- the LOC119998104 gene encoding 3-oxoacyl-[acyl-carrier-protein] reductase FabG-like has protein sequence MESRVSALLEPWADLSDKVVMVTGASSGLGRDFCLDLARAGCKVVAAARRRDRLISLCDEINQLHPAVSGPRVVAFELDVCADGAKIDESVQKAWAAFGRIDALVNNAGVRGSVKNPLELSEEEWNHVIKTNLTGTWLVSKYVCKRMRDANQGGSIINISSIAGIDRGQLPGAVAYAASKAGLNAMTKTMALELGVYKIRVNSISPGLFKSEITQGLMQREWLTTVAMKTVPLRTYGTVDPALTTLVRYLIHDSSEYVTGNIFIVDAGATLPGVPIFSSL, from the exons ATGGAGAGTCGCGTGTCAGCTCTGTTGGAGCCATGGGCGGACCTAAGCGACAAGGTCGTGATGGTAACCGGTGCCTCGTCGGGGCTTGGCCGGGATTTCTGCCTTGACCTCGCCAGAGCCGGTTGCAAGGTCGTGGCTGCGGCTCGGCGCCGTGATCGTCTCATCTCACTCTGCGACGAGATCAACCAGCTCCACCCGGCTGTTTCAGGGCCTCGCGTAGTGGCCTTTGAGCTCGATGTTTGTGCCGATGGAGCCAAGATCGATGAGTCTGTACAGAAGGCTTGGGCCGCGTTTGGGAGAATCGATGCCCTTGTCAACAACGCTGGGGTTAGAG GCAGTGTGAAGAATCCATTGGAATTGTCAGAGGAAGAATGGAACCATGTTATCAAGACAAATTTAACAGGCACCTGGTTGGTGTCTAAATATGTCTGCAAACGTATGCGTGATGCGAATCAGGGAGGATCAATCATAAACATTTCCTCCATTGCTGGTATTGATCGGGGGCAGTTACCTGGAGCTGTAGCCTATGCTGCTTCGAAGGCTGGCCTGAACGCCATGACAAAG ACGATGGCGCTTGAATTGGGGGTGTACAAGATCAGAGTGAACTCGATATCTCCTGGACTATTCAAATCGGAGATCACACAGGGTCTTATGCAGAGAGAATGGCTAACCACTGTTGCCATGAAAACGGTTCCATTGAGGACTTATGGTACTGTGGATCCAGCATTGACAACGCTTGTTCGCTACCTGATCCACGACTCTTCAGAATATGTCACCGGAAACATCTTTATTGTCGATGCAGGAGCCACTCTTCCTGGGGTTCccattttttcttctctgtga